The following proteins come from a genomic window of Alnus glutinosa chromosome 10, dhAlnGlut1.1, whole genome shotgun sequence:
- the LOC133879435 gene encoding UPF0481 protein At3g47200-like has product MINIFLRDRTLTDISSELPNVDWPECCIYRVPKLLRKVNEEAYTPKLISIGPFHHDRRELRDMEMHKLRYFKKFLDRTGKSEEDLRKIIEDDEKKIRLCYSEDCRLNNRHFVKMVLLDAIFIIELFLKVKKRREDEEKEEEEDEEKEEEEDYILRKKWLANGIYYDLLLLENQLPFFVLEKLYKFAGFSDSSSSCNHHEEGKPVEEHKKDLGKEDAPIVKLFRNYLTYYDEKRRKSIGEEVIEESTGKGKTETPICEEVKHFTDVLRYLFCPPYMEGMWIRSTKMKRQRRKLGCQVSMQAKKKKKKKRNSGTQICVTKLNDAGLKFKVDDDTCLLNITLLGCLERCDPCFNFFDRYCLPCLSCLMCFLFTCFPFTCFLGCFGYPMHVLGVPQLVIDHGTEAIFRNLMALEQCHYPSKTYICSYVLLLDGFIDTKKDVDLLVDKKVIVNHLGSNAEVATLINKLGDQIVATTPSYFDDIAQQLNEHYEFPLNHLLATLKREYFPNIFRGTATIVGLIVLGFTLWNFLRPYVM; this is encoded by the coding sequence ATGATTAACATCTTTCTACGAGACCGAACCCTAACTGACATTTCATCGGAACTGCCCAATGTGGATTGGCCAGAATGTTGTATCTACAGGGTTCCCAAGCTACTGCGCAAGGTAAATGAAGAAGCCTACACCCCTAAGCTAATCTCAATAGGCCCATTTCATCATGACCGAAGAGAATTGAGAGACATGGAAATGCACAAACTGAGATATTTTAAGAAGTTCTTGGATCGAACTGGGAAGAGTGAGGAGGATCTTCGAAAGATCATTGAAGACGACGAAAAAAAAATTCGTCTTTGCTATTCGGAAGATTGTAGACTTAATAATAGACATTTTGTAAAAATGGTTCTCTTGGATGCCATCTTTATAATTGAGCTCTTCTTAAaggtaaaaaaaagaagagaagatgaagaaaaggaggaagaagaagatgaagaaaaggaagaagaagaagattatatTCTACGTAAAAAATGGTTGGCAAATGGTATATATTATGACTTGCTATTACTTGAGAATCAGcttcctttttttgttcttgagaAATTATATAAGTTCGCCGGCTTCAGTGACTCTTCCAGTAGTTGCAACCATCACGAAGAAGGCAAGCCAGTTGAGGAACACAAAAAGGACCTGGGGAAAGAGGATGCTCCCATTGTCAAGCTTTTCCGCAATTACTTGACTTACTATGATGAAAAGCGACGAAAGTCCATCGGTGAGGAGGTAATTGAAGAATCCACCGGAAAGGGAAAAACCGAAACACCCATCTGTGAGGAAGTAAAGCATTTCACAGATGTGCTGAGATATTTGTTCTGTCCACCATACATGGAAGGGATGTGGATCAGGAGTACTAAAATGAAAAGGCAGAGAAGAAAACTAGGATGTCAGGTGTCAAtgcaagcaaaaaaaaaaaaaaaaaaaaaaaggaactctGGTACTCAAATTTGTGTCACAAAGCTTAACGACGCAGGATTGAAATTCAAAGTTGACGATGATACATGCTTACTTAACATAACACTCCTAGGGTGCTTGGAACGCTGTGATCCGTGCTTCAATTTCTTTGACCGCTATTGCCTTCCATGCTTGAGCTGCTTGATGTGCTTTCTGTTCACATGCTTTCCGTTCACATGCTTCCTTGGGTGCTTTGGATACCCTATGCATGTCTTGGGAGTCCCGCAACTTGTGATAGACCACGGTACTGAAGCTATCTTCCGAAACCTCATGGCCCTGGAGCAGTGTCATTATCCATCTAAAACATACATCTGCAGTTATGTTTTGTTATTGGACGGTTTTATTGACACTAAAAAAGATGTGGATTTGCTTGTTGATAAGAAGGTCATTGTTAATCACCTTGGTAGCAACGCTGAAGTGGCTACTCTAATTAACAAACTCGGAGATCAGATTGTGGCAACTACACCCTCTTATTTCGATGATATCGCTCAACAGCTTAATGAGCACTATGAGTTCCCTTTGAACCATTTGTTGGCAACCTTGAAAAGAGAGTATTTCCCCAATATTTTTAGAGGCACAGCAACTATTGTTGGACTTATTGTCCTGGGTTTCACTCTCTGGAATTTCCTTAGGCCTTATGTCATGTAG